The Streptomyces sp. V4I8 genome includes the window TACCGGGACCTGATGCGGGTGATCGTCTCGATCCGCGAGGGCACCATCTCCTCCGCGACGCTGTTCAAGCGGCTTCGCTCCGGCTCGCGCCGCAACGCGACCTACACCGCCTTCCGCGAGGTCGGCAAGGTGATCCGCACCGTCCAGCTGCTGCGGTATCTGTCGGACGCGCCGCTTCGGGCGCGAGTGACGGCGGCGACCAACAAGGTCGAGGCGTTCAACGGCTTCTCCGACTGGGTCCGCTTCGGCCAGCACGGCACGGTGGCGGCCAACGATCCGGTCGAGCAGGAGAAGGACGTGAAGTTCACCTCTCTGCTGGCCAACCTGGTGATCTTCCACAACACCCTGGACATCGCCGACGTGGTGCGCGAGCTGCAGGCCGAGGGCTGGATCATCGACCCGCTCGACCTTGCGCAGATCTCCCCGTACCTGACCGAGCACATCAGGCGCTTCGGCGAGTACTCCACCCACGAACTTGGCATCACCCCCGACGACTACGACGCCCACCTGGACGTCGACTTCAGCGCGCTCGGCGACGACGACAAAGCGGCAGCACCGTGACGGGCGAGGCCTGACCATGCCGTTCGGGTGTTGGATCGAGCTGATCACCTCCACCGTCGAGGACCGGCAGGTCCCGGCCGTCGCCTCGGTCGACCGCCGAACCCGTCGTCCGGCCGAGTGGCACCGGCTTGCGGGCCTTTGGTGCTGCGGAGGACCTGGGTGTACTTGCCGCCCTGACGCGCGGCCGCGCGGGCGTGCTGCGCGGCGATGGACTGCTTCTTCGGCACGGCCGACTCCGGCCTGGCGGTAGTCCCACGCTCCCCGCCGGCCAATCGGGGGCCGGAACGGTCTGCTTGTGCGCGGGCCCCGGAGACCTCGGCCGAGGCCGACTGTGCACCGGGCGGCGTGGGTGCCCGGCACGGCGGCGAACGACGCAGTGGGGTCCGTGCGCGGGCGGAACGGCTAGTCGGTGAATGCGCCCATGGCGCGGTCGAGCAGCACGGTCAGTGGAACTGCTCCCTCGCAGGCCACCCACCCCGCCGAAGCCGCGTCCGCGCAGGCGAGGGCGGCCGCGACGAGGGCAGCCGGCCGGGGATCGTCCGGCTGGCCGGGGCTGGCCCCCAGTCGCCGTGCGATCTCCGGGGCCATTATCTCCTGCCAGTGAAGCTGCTTCTCGAAGTGCCGGGCGCGCAGTGACGGCGTCTCCTGGAGCATCCGCAGATAGCTGAGCATCCGCTCGGGTTCCGCCTCGAGCATCCGCGTCATCACGTCGAACACCCGGCGCAGCGCCTCCCAGGGCCGCTCCTCGTCGGGCCGGGCGGCGAGCGCGTCGGTGACCTGGCGGCCGATCTCGTCCAGGTCGGCCAGAACGATGTCTTCTTTCGTGCCGAAATGGCGGAACAGGCTGGCGCGCGACAGTCCGGCCTCGGCGGCGATCTGGTCGACGGTC containing:
- a CDS encoding transposase, with translation MTTAKLNEAIGDVVDRHAQLDLSRAWGNGTTAAADGTHMDTYLDNLLAETSVRYGAVGGIAYHRVSDLYIALFTHFVRCGVWEAVYIIEGLLKNTSEVKPTTIHADTQGQSYPVFAIAHLLGIDLMPRIRNWKDLLFFRPSRTAQYEHIDALFGEAGRNVVDWGLIETHYRDLMRVIVSIREGTISSATLFKRLRSGSRRNATYTAFREVGKVIRTVQLLRYLSDAPLRARVTAATNKVEAFNGFSDWVRFGQHGTVAANDPVEQEKDVKFTSLLANLVIFHNTLDIADVVRELQAEGWIIDPLDLAQISPYLTEHIRRFGEYSTHELGITPDDYDAHLDVDFSALGDDDKAAAP
- a CDS encoding TetR/AcrR family transcriptional regulator, which produces MSDSAATPTRSTAKPGLRERMRATIRAEVTDVALRLFAEQGFDRTTVDQIAAEAGLSRASLFRHFGTKEDIVLADLDEIGRQVTDALAARPDEERPWEALRRVFDVMTRMLEAEPERMLSYLRMLQETPSLRARHFEKQLHWQEIMAPEIARRLGASPGQPDDPRPAALVAAALACADAASAGWVACEGAVPLTVLLDRAMGAFTD